Proteins co-encoded in one Flavobacterium sp. M31R6 genomic window:
- the hemW gene encoding radical SAM family heme chaperone HemW, whose amino-acid sequence MSGIYIHIPFCKQACHYCDFHFSTSMKKKEEMVLAIAKELQMRKSEFHNELVETIYFGGGTPSRLQIADLRLQIDLIYKNYQVAKNPEITLEANPDDLSVEYLIELSKIGINRLSIGIQSFFEDDLVMMNRAHNSAEAKKCLEEATQYFDNISLDLIYGIPGMSNEKWKQNIETALSFGIRHISSYALTVEPKTALNKLIQTGKIAKPNDESAQEHFAILVETLEANNFIHYELSNFGKTNYFSKNNSAYWLGKKYIGIGPSAHSYDGISRSWNVSNNSLYLKSIQEDKLPNEIEILSVNDRYNEYIMTGLRTIWGVSLNRIETEFGTEYLDYLHKQAQKFISDDLLFIDDGILKPTPKGKFLTDGIASDLFYLNLKV is encoded by the coding sequence ATGTCAGGAATCTACATACACATACCATTTTGCAAGCAGGCTTGTCATTACTGCGATTTTCATTTTTCGACTTCAATGAAGAAGAAAGAAGAGATGGTTTTGGCTATCGCCAAAGAATTGCAAATGCGCAAAAGCGAGTTTCATAATGAACTTGTTGAAACCATTTATTTTGGTGGAGGAACGCCGAGCAGATTGCAGATTGCAGATTTGAGATTGCAGATTGATTTGATTTATAAAAATTATCAAGTTGCTAAAAATCCTGAAATTACTCTTGAAGCCAATCCTGATGATTTATCGGTAGAGTATTTAATCGAACTTTCAAAAATTGGTATCAATCGACTAAGCATTGGAATTCAATCTTTCTTTGAAGATGATTTGGTGATGATGAATCGTGCTCATAATTCGGCGGAAGCCAAAAAATGTCTCGAAGAAGCAACACAATACTTTGATAATATTTCCCTCGATTTGATTTATGGAATTCCTGGGATGAGCAACGAGAAATGGAAGCAAAATATTGAAACGGCTTTGTCTTTTGGAATAAGACATATTTCGAGTTATGCATTGACTGTTGAACCAAAGACAGCTTTAAACAAACTCATTCAAACCGGAAAAATAGCCAAACCCAATGACGAATCAGCGCAGGAACATTTTGCAATTTTGGTGGAAACACTAGAAGCAAACAATTTTATCCATTATGAATTGTCCAATTTTGGAAAGACTAATTATTTTTCAAAGAACAATTCAGCTTATTGGTTAGGGAAAAAATATATAGGAATTGGTCCTTCTGCCCATAGTTATGACGGCATTTCCCGAAGCTGGAATGTTTCGAATAATTCTCTTTATTTAAAATCCATTCAGGAAGACAAACTTCCCAATGAAATTGAAATATTGTCTGTTAACGACCGTTATAACGAATATATAATGACAGGTTTGCGAACTATTTGGGGCGTTTCTTTAAATCGAATTGAAACTGAATTCGGAACTGAATATCTAGATTATTTACATAAACAAGCTCAGAAATTTATAAGCGATGATTTGCTTTTTATTGATGATGGTATTTTAAAACCTACGCCAAAAGGAAAATTTTTGACCGATGGAATTGCAAGTGATTTGTTTTATTTAAATTTGAAAGTCTAA
- the ruvC gene encoding crossover junction endodeoxyribonuclease RuvC encodes MTKERIILGIDPGTTIMGFGLIKIVNKKMEFLQLNELQLSKYDNHYQKLKIIFERTIELIETHHPDEIAIEAPFFGKNVQSMLKLGRAQGVAMAAGLSRDIPITEYEPKKIKMAITGNGNASKEQVAKMLQQLLGLKELPKNLDSTDGLAAAVCHFFNSGKIVTGKSYSGWDAFVKQNEERVKK; translated from the coding sequence TTGACAAAAGAACGCATCATATTAGGAATCGACCCTGGAACCACAATTATGGGTTTTGGATTGATAAAAATTGTCAATAAGAAAATGGAATTCTTGCAGCTCAACGAACTGCAATTATCCAAATACGACAACCATTACCAGAAATTAAAAATCATTTTTGAACGAACCATTGAGTTAATCGAAACGCATCATCCCGATGAAATTGCTATTGAAGCTCCTTTCTTCGGAAAGAATGTACAATCGATGCTGAAGCTTGGTCGTGCACAGGGTGTGGCAATGGCAGCTGGACTTTCCAGAGACATTCCCATTACCGAATACGAGCCAAAAAAAATAAAAATGGCTATTACCGGAAACGGAAATGCAAGCAAAGAACAAGTGGCCAAAATGCTTCAACAATTATTAGGATTAAAAGAGTTGCCCAAAAACTTGGATAGCACCGATGGATTGGCAGCTGCGGTTTGTCATTTTTTTAATTCTGGAAAAATTGTCACAGGTAAGAGCTATTCAGGCTGGGATGCTTTTGTGAAGCAAAATGAGGAGCGAGTTAAAAAGTAG
- a CDS encoding DUF1003 domain-containing protein has protein sequence MKNNKTWHDKHIETLTFGSRLADSVAKGMGSWKFIIIQSVFVIVWMGLNLVGYMYHWDVYPFILLNLVFSTQAAYAAPIIMMSQNRQSERDRIQAQSDYQTNVDAKLEIEALTIKLDKIETEKLDKIIELLEEMKINSAK, from the coding sequence ATGAAGAATAATAAAACGTGGCATGATAAACACATAGAAACATTAACCTTTGGTAGTCGTTTGGCCGATTCAGTGGCTAAGGGAATGGGTTCTTGGAAATTCATTATTATTCAAAGTGTTTTTGTAATAGTATGGATGGGATTGAACCTTGTTGGTTATATGTATCATTGGGATGTTTATCCTTTTATATTATTGAATCTTGTTTTTTCAACACAAGCCGCTTATGCCGCACCTATCATTATGATGTCTCAGAACAGACAAAGCGAAAGAGACAGGATTCAGGCGCAATCTGATTATCAGACCAATGTTGATGCAAAGCTGGAAATTGAAGCTTTGACGATTAAGTTGGATAAAATTGAAACTGAAAAATTGGATAAGATAATTGAGTTGCTAGAAGAGATGAAAATCAATTCGGCCAAATAA
- a CDS encoding WG repeat-containing protein gives MGYIDNKGNTIIPSGKYTFLNPIDEEGMIFAQRGNKYGYIDINQKIIVPFEYDELTVFSNELACAKKNGKFGFINRKGVVVIPFQFEEESYFQDSGFALVQKNNKFGFIDKSGNEIVPIIYQNAQETTLDSLVILSKNGKWAFFSNQGHPMTDFVYDEIAITKRVVNNHDESTLSKNGLILVRKNGQIGYLDKNLKTVISFGKYSFGERFNQNRLAIVSKNKRFGIINEFDKEIVKTEYDTVEHPERDYHESNTFVARKKNYFVLFNENGKKVADKVKEYFFDRYTVQNKNMSIYQIQNLNGLVGVIDDNGKVVIPTIYEEIGSFRGESKTVVKRNGKYGLIDSENKIVYPIDNEGIETWKDIDYYIIKKGDKTWIIDKNLKKLLNFEYQDLSPCSYEPKNRFIAKKNNTYGVIDRMGKIIIPFEYSEMSNWVEYGPGSDYHFVTKNNKKGLITKEGKIIIPPIYDSLFYNNDETIILSKIDKYGVVTIRNKSVIPFIYDMIYVENSYSKKKADEFYVRKEGKYFVVNNKNKVVRANVSDKEINDKFHFEINGYK, from the coding sequence ATGGGATATATAGATAATAAAGGAAATACAATTATACCGTCAGGAAAATATACATTCTTGAATCCAATTGATGAAGAAGGAATGATATTCGCCCAACGAGGAAATAAATATGGTTATATTGACATAAATCAAAAAATAATTGTTCCTTTTGAATATGATGAATTAACTGTATTCAGTAATGAATTGGCTTGTGCAAAAAAGAATGGGAAATTTGGATTTATAAATAGAAAAGGAGTTGTTGTAATTCCATTTCAGTTTGAAGAGGAAAGTTATTTTCAAGATTCTGGATTCGCTCTTGTGCAAAAGAATAATAAATTTGGTTTTATTGACAAATCGGGTAATGAAATAGTTCCGATAATTTATCAAAATGCACAAGAAACCACATTAGACAGTTTGGTTATTTTATCAAAAAATGGTAAATGGGCTTTTTTTTCAAATCAAGGTCACCCTATGACGGATTTTGTTTATGATGAAATTGCTATAACAAAGAGAGTTGTTAATAATCATGATGAATCAACTCTTTCCAAAAATGGATTAATACTGGTTCGCAAAAATGGGCAAATTGGATATTTGGATAAAAATTTAAAAACCGTAATATCTTTCGGAAAGTATAGTTTTGGAGAAAGATTCAATCAGAATAGATTAGCAATTGTTTCCAAAAATAAGCGTTTTGGAATCATAAACGAATTTGACAAGGAAATAGTAAAAACAGAATATGATACTGTCGAGCATCCTGAAAGAGATTATCATGAATCTAATACTTTTGTGGCTCGAAAGAAGAACTATTTTGTTTTATTTAATGAAAATGGAAAAAAAGTTGCAGATAAAGTAAAGGAATACTTCTTTGATAGATATACTGTTCAAAATAAAAATATGAGCATTTATCAAATTCAAAATTTGAATGGACTTGTGGGAGTAATTGATGATAATGGTAAAGTAGTAATCCCGACCATCTATGAAGAAATAGGGTCTTTTAGAGGAGAGAGCAAAACTGTCGTAAAACGTAATGGAAAATATGGACTAATTGATTCTGAGAATAAAATTGTTTATCCAATTGATAACGAGGGAATAGAAACATGGAAGGATATAGATTATTACATAATAAAGAAGGGAGATAAGACATGGATTATTGATAAAAACTTAAAAAAGCTATTAAATTTCGAATATCAGGATTTGTCACCATGCTCTTATGAACCAAAAAATCGATTCATTGCAAAGAAAAATAATACTTATGGTGTTATCGATAGAATGGGAAAAATAATAATCCCTTTTGAATACAGTGAAATGTCAAATTGGGTTGAATACGGCCCTGGTTCTGATTATCATTTTGTAACAAAAAACAATAAAAAAGGGTTGATTACAAAAGAAGGCAAAATAATTATTCCTCCTATTTATGATAGCTTATTTTATAATAATGACGAAACGATTATTCTATCAAAAATTGATAAATATGGTGTTGTAACTATCCGAAACAAGTCTGTTATCCCTTTTATTTATGACATGATTTATGTTGAAAATTCATATTCTAAAAAAAAGGCAGATGAATTTTATGTTCGCAAAGAAGGAAAATATTTTGTTGTAAACAATAAAAATAAAGTAGTAAGAGCCAATGTTTCTGATAAAGAAATAAATGATAAATTTCATTTCGAAATTAATGGCTATAAATAA
- a CDS encoding lysylphosphatidylglycerol synthase domain-containing protein produces the protein MISIPHKTKQFLVLLVKFLIVGGAFYFIYNQLANNDKLDWQKFLVLFHKNQSVLVIGFILLLSVLNRLFEILKWKYLVSYLHPISLGEATKQVLAGLTAGLFTPNGVGEYAGKALYFDKKEAKKVVFLNLICNGIQMILTVVFGIFGLLYFNAQYNVITTKTVAVLFGILVVLFAALFSVKKITLKGYSIEKLIHKTNEIPKSIHQKNTYLAILRYLVFSHQYYFLFLTFDVDLPYFILISAISSVYFLASSLPTFQFLDFAVKGSVAVYFFGILGVNEWVVVFVTTLMWFLNVVLPVLIGSYYVLNFKPKMAV, from the coding sequence ATGATTTCAATACCACACAAAACTAAGCAATTCCTTGTACTTCTAGTCAAATTTTTGATTGTAGGCGGTGCCTTTTATTTTATTTACAACCAATTGGCCAACAACGACAAACTGGACTGGCAAAAATTCTTGGTGCTGTTTCATAAGAATCAATCGGTTTTGGTAATCGGTTTTATTCTGCTTTTGAGTGTATTGAACCGTTTATTTGAAATTCTAAAATGGAAATATTTGGTTTCCTATCTCCATCCTATTTCTTTGGGTGAAGCAACCAAACAAGTCCTAGCTGGGCTTACAGCGGGATTATTTACTCCAAACGGCGTTGGAGAATATGCCGGAAAAGCATTATACTTTGACAAAAAAGAAGCCAAAAAAGTAGTATTCTTAAACCTGATTTGCAACGGAATCCAAATGATACTGACTGTTGTTTTTGGTATTTTTGGATTGTTGTATTTCAATGCGCAGTACAACGTAATTACCACAAAAACGGTAGCTGTGCTTTTTGGAATTCTGGTAGTTCTATTTGCTGCTCTGTTCTCAGTCAAAAAAATTACTCTCAAAGGTTATTCGATAGAAAAACTGATTCATAAAACTAACGAAATCCCGAAAAGCATTCATCAAAAAAACACGTATTTGGCCATTTTACGGTATTTGGTTTTCTCCCATCAATACTATTTTTTGTTTCTCACATTTGATGTCGATTTACCCTATTTTATTTTAATTTCTGCCATTTCGAGTGTTTATTTTCTGGCTTCGTCTTTGCCTACTTTTCAATTTTTGGATTTTGCCGTAAAAGGAAGTGTAGCCGTGTATTTCTTCGGAATATTGGGTGTAAATGAATGGGTGGTTGTTTTTGTCACAACGCTAATGTGGTTCCTGAATGTGGTTTTACCTGTGCTTATTGGGAGTTATTATGTATTGAATTTCAAACCCAAAATGGCGGTATGA
- a CDS encoding glycosyltransferase — protein sequence MILFLLGIAIVYMLTISWLIYGFTKINHFEYIGLPPKTSFSIIVPFRNEAENLPVLLESFSKLNYPTDLFEVILVDDDSDLRLTINDLRFKILLIDNIRISNSPKKDAITTAMEIVKTDWVITTDADCTVPKNWLLALDNFIQLHHVSMIAGAVTYDCQNSFLHHFQQLDLASLQGATIGSFGIKKGFMCNGANFAYTKSFFQKLKGFEGNSAIASGDDVFLLQKALSQYAEKVAYLKSKNTIVTTKPVNDWKSLFYQRVRWASKTTSYQSVFGKRLGLLVFIMNFGLVYCFALTVLGMLPYFFVGLYFLIKFGIDSVLIKQTNRFLTKHRIRYLFLSSLWYPFFSTAVALYCLFGKYEWKGRRF from the coding sequence ATGATTTTATTTTTATTAGGCATAGCAATCGTTTATATGCTGACTATAAGTTGGCTCATTTATGGTTTTACCAAAATAAATCATTTTGAATACATTGGCTTACCGCCAAAAACCAGCTTTAGCATTATTGTTCCTTTTCGAAATGAAGCCGAAAATTTACCGGTTCTATTGGAAAGTTTTTCAAAATTGAATTACCCAACGGATTTATTTGAAGTGATTTTGGTTGATGATGATTCCGATTTAAGATTAACGATTAACGATTTAAGATTTAAGATTTTGTTAATTGATAATATTCGGATTTCAAATTCTCCAAAGAAAGATGCCATTACAACTGCTATGGAAATTGTTAAAACCGATTGGGTTATCACTACCGATGCTGATTGCACTGTTCCTAAAAATTGGCTATTGGCTTTGGATAATTTCATTCAGTTGCATCATGTTTCGATGATTGCAGGAGCGGTTACCTACGATTGCCAAAATTCTTTTTTGCATCATTTTCAACAATTGGATTTGGCCAGTTTACAGGGCGCAACCATTGGCAGTTTTGGAATTAAAAAAGGTTTTATGTGTAATGGCGCCAATTTTGCCTACACCAAATCGTTTTTTCAAAAGCTAAAAGGTTTCGAAGGCAACTCTGCAATCGCCAGTGGAGATGATGTTTTTCTGTTGCAGAAAGCATTGTCCCAATATGCTGAAAAAGTTGCGTATTTAAAATCAAAAAACACCATTGTAACCACAAAACCAGTAAATGATTGGAAGTCGCTCTTTTACCAACGTGTGCGCTGGGCTTCCAAAACGACTTCCTATCAAAGTGTCTTTGGGAAAAGACTTGGGTTGCTCGTCTTTATTATGAATTTTGGGTTGGTTTATTGTTTCGCGCTGACTGTTTTGGGAATGCTCCCTTATTTTTTCGTTGGGTTGTATTTCCTAATCAAATTTGGAATTGACTCTGTGCTGATAAAGCAAACAAATAGATTCTTGACAAAACATAGAATCCGCTATTTGTTTTTAAGCAGTTTGTGGTATCCATTCTTCAGTACAGCTGTGGCTTTGTATTGCTTGTTTGGAAAATACGAATGGAAAGGGAGGAGGTTTTAG
- a CDS encoding type II toxin-antitoxin system RelE/ParE family toxin — translation MAQLKIIWTNTAKDQLKAIFEYYKVKSLQGAQNVKNDILKASRELHFVEQYQRDEIEPEYRKIIVRDYKLLYKEEKAGTVFIARIFSAKQNTDKQLE, via the coding sequence ATGGCTCAATTAAAAATAATTTGGACGAATACTGCCAAAGACCAACTCAAAGCCATTTTTGAATATTATAAAGTAAAATCACTTCAAGGAGCTCAAAATGTTAAAAACGATATTTTGAAAGCTAGCAGGGAACTTCATTTTGTAGAACAGTACCAACGAGATGAAATAGAACCTGAATACAGAAAAATTATTGTAAGAGACTATAAGTTACTCTACAAAGAAGAAAAAGCAGGAACCGTTTTCATTGCTAGAATATTTAGTGCAAAACAAAATACAGACAAGCAGTTAGAATAA
- a CDS encoding DUF456 domain-containing protein → MDILLLLLGFVCVVAGVFGSFLPVLPGPSISWVGIVLLYFTTAVPANYWILGISLLITIALTVLDYIIPAKGTKKFGGSSYGIWGTNIGLIVGIFAPIPLGFIIGPFVGAFVGELIYDKQDHQRALKAATGSLLGFLASSFMKFVVCMMYLGLFLWIVWQNSATLF, encoded by the coding sequence ATGGATATCCTCCTTTTGTTATTGGGTTTTGTTTGTGTGGTTGCGGGTGTTTTTGGGAGTTTTCTGCCTGTTTTACCTGGACCAAGCATCAGTTGGGTTGGAATCGTATTACTGTATTTTACTACTGCTGTTCCTGCCAATTATTGGATTCTGGGGATTTCCTTATTGATTACTATTGCGCTAACGGTTTTGGATTATATCATTCCTGCCAAGGGAACCAAAAAATTCGGTGGTAGTTCGTATGGCATTTGGGGAACCAATATCGGTTTGATTGTTGGGATTTTTGCACCAATTCCGTTGGGTTTTATTATCGGGCCTTTTGTAGGTGCTTTTGTTGGCGAACTGATTTACGATAAACAAGACCATCAACGCGCTTTGAAAGCGGCTACTGGCTCTCTGCTGGGCTTCCTGGCATCCTCTTTTATGAAGTTTGTGGTGTGTATGATGTATCTTGGATTGTTTCTTTGGATTGTATGGCAAAATAGTGCAACACTGTTCTAA
- a CDS encoding outer membrane beta-barrel family protein, translated as MQKLNFLIFVFLSSQVLFCQSYYAIEGLVLDKEKGLPLANVLLLKPSDSTLVKGVMTDANGSYKFTQIPKGNYLLLVSMASFDSQYSQPFDVNTNYKAKTITLSSEVELKEVVVHATKQLYTQKVDRMVINVENSIISAGGTALDILERSPGISVNKQNNSISVVGKNGVVIMIDGRKNYVPESGLVQFLEGISADNIKSMEIITTPPSDFDAEGNAGFINIILKKNTDAGLNGNYSISAGYGKRPSSTDNISFNFRKNKINIFGSYSYLFDKHTEIFYNSRAYAKNNDTLGTTVTSNRFPTRNNHNARIGLDYQLSEKTVTGILFNGYNTKWTMDANNDSFDTTNGLPTAFTETLNEELNQWKHFGVNYNLKHNFTDDNYFSFNMDYLSYKDNNPNTYDNSYFDENKVLLYVEKVRSGKVTPIKTWVSSFDYSDKFNKKIKFDAGVKGSFSNFVNSVNVDNLQGENWVPDPTLTDKSHLDEKIAAVYSAFEYTINDKTSLKFGLRYEYTDSQLDTDTQGKVVDKQYGIFFPSVFLSRKFNDDFNMNLSYSKRITRPTFNDLAPFVIFINPTTFFSGNSALQPAISNSFKYDINYKSTILSFQYTDEQSSIAAFQEHIDEDTGRLIFTATNLDYTKSLSITLGLPIKVNEWWKMQNNLIYINQKIKGLYNGDTVHLALGNFQANTTQSFKITKTISNETTIYYYGPSLFGTAKFDAVAGADIGFQKKFNEKWGTLKFSINDLFDSNKFTGGTDLPDQNIKTHNKFDFSNRTYLLTYSNTFGNSKLKSSRERQTGSEDERNRVNK; from the coding sequence ATGCAAAAACTTAACTTTTTAATATTCGTGTTTTTATCCTCACAAGTTCTTTTTTGTCAATCTTATTATGCGATCGAAGGTTTAGTATTAGATAAAGAAAAAGGTCTTCCCTTAGCAAATGTTTTATTACTGAAACCATCAGATTCTACTTTGGTAAAAGGAGTTATGACCGATGCGAATGGAAGTTATAAATTCACCCAAATTCCAAAAGGAAATTATTTATTATTGGTGAGCATGGCTAGCTTCGATTCCCAATATTCGCAACCATTTGATGTAAATACCAATTACAAAGCAAAAACCATTACGTTATCGAGTGAGGTTGAACTAAAAGAAGTCGTGGTGCATGCTACAAAACAGTTATACACCCAGAAAGTAGATCGCATGGTCATCAATGTCGAAAACAGCATTATCTCAGCTGGAGGCACGGCTTTGGACATCTTGGAACGCTCACCTGGCATTTCTGTCAACAAACAAAATAACAGCATTTCAGTTGTTGGTAAAAATGGAGTGGTTATAATGATTGACGGAAGAAAAAACTATGTCCCAGAATCCGGACTTGTACAATTTTTGGAAGGGATAAGTGCCGACAATATAAAATCGATGGAAATAATCACAACTCCTCCTTCCGATTTTGATGCAGAAGGCAATGCGGGATTTATAAACATTATTCTCAAAAAGAATACAGATGCCGGTCTAAACGGAAATTATTCAATATCTGCAGGTTATGGAAAACGCCCTTCAAGTACCGATAATATTTCTTTTAATTTCAGAAAAAACAAAATCAATATTTTTGGAAGTTACTCCTATTTATTCGACAAGCACACGGAAATATTTTACAATAGTCGGGCTTATGCAAAAAACAATGATACATTGGGAACCACAGTAACTTCCAATAGGTTCCCGACCAGAAACAACCACAATGCAAGAATAGGATTGGATTACCAACTGTCTGAAAAAACAGTAACCGGAATTCTTTTCAATGGTTACAATACAAAATGGACAATGGACGCCAATAATGATAGTTTTGACACAACAAACGGTTTGCCAACTGCTTTTACCGAAACTTTAAATGAAGAATTAAATCAATGGAAACATTTTGGCGTCAACTATAACCTAAAACATAATTTCACAGACGATAACTATTTTAGTTTCAATATGGATTATTTGTCATACAAAGACAATAACCCCAATACCTATGACAACTCCTATTTTGACGAAAATAAGGTTTTATTATATGTCGAAAAAGTACGAAGTGGTAAAGTAACACCAATAAAAACTTGGGTTAGCAGTTTTGATTACAGTGATAAATTCAATAAAAAAATAAAATTTGATGCCGGTGTAAAAGGGTCTTTTTCCAATTTCGTCAATAGTGTAAATGTGGATAATCTGCAAGGAGAAAATTGGGTTCCCGACCCAACATTGACAGACAAAAGTCATTTGGACGAAAAAATTGCAGCAGTCTATTCTGCTTTTGAGTACACCATAAACGACAAAACAAGTTTGAAATTTGGGTTACGTTATGAATACACCGATTCTCAATTGGATACCGATACTCAGGGAAAAGTTGTAGACAAACAATATGGGATTTTTTTTCCGAGCGTTTTTTTAAGCCGAAAATTCAATGATGACTTTAATATGAATTTATCATATTCGAAAAGGATAACCAGGCCAACTTTTAATGATTTAGCTCCTTTTGTGATTTTTATAAACCCAACTACCTTTTTTTCGGGAAATTCGGCATTGCAGCCTGCAATTTCAAACTCATTCAAATACGACATTAATTACAAATCAACGATACTCTCTTTTCAATATACCGATGAACAATCTTCTATCGCAGCTTTTCAAGAACATATAGATGAAGATACAGGTAGACTCATTTTTACAGCAACCAATTTAGATTATACAAAATCACTTTCCATCACATTAGGACTGCCCATAAAAGTTAATGAGTGGTGGAAAATGCAAAATAATTTAATCTACATCAACCAAAAAATTAAGGGATTATATAATGGAGATACCGTTCACTTAGCTTTAGGAAATTTTCAGGCAAATACAACCCAATCCTTCAAAATAACAAAAACAATTTCAAACGAAACAACAATCTATTATTACGGCCCGAGTCTTTTTGGTACAGCAAAATTTGACGCTGTAGCTGGAGCTGATATCGGATTTCAGAAAAAATTCAATGAAAAATGGGGCACCTTAAAATTTTCGATAAATGATCTCTTTGATTCCAATAAATTTACAGGAGGAACAGATTTGCCAGATCAAAATATAAAAACCCATAACAAATTTGACTTTAGTAACAGAACTTATCTTCTTACTTATTCAAATACATTTGGAAACAGTAAATTAAAATCATCACGAGAACGCCAAACTGGATCTGAAGACGAAAGAAACAGAGTCAACAAATAG
- a CDS encoding DUF58 domain-containing protein — MKIESQVEKISSFQHLELLANQVVEGFISGMHKSPFHGFSAEFAEHKVYNVGESTKHIDWKLFAKTDRLYTKCFEEETNLRCHIIIDNSSSMHYPKLKDNQQFYESKIGFSVLASAVLMNLLKKQRDAVGLSVFSDSYEYYAPEKGSDRHHRMILNKLEELLDNSKEKKQTDTITYLHQIAEKIHRRSMIILFTDMFQSENEEDLFNALQHLKHDKHKVVLFHVVDNETELKFDFDNAPRKFIDVETEDEVVIFADNVKSAYEKQVGDYFKKLALTCAQNKIKYIPVGVGESFEKILTTYLIEKQKFG, encoded by the coding sequence ATGAAGATCGAATCGCAAGTAGAAAAGATATCCAGTTTTCAGCATTTGGAATTGTTGGCCAATCAAGTGGTGGAAGGCTTTATTTCGGGTATGCACAAAAGTCCGTTTCATGGGTTTTCGGCTGAATTTGCCGAGCATAAAGTGTATAATGTAGGGGAGAGCACCAAACACATCGATTGGAAGTTGTTTGCTAAAACCGATCGATTGTACACCAAGTGTTTTGAGGAAGAGACTAACTTGAGATGTCATATTATTATTGACAATTCCTCGTCGATGCATTATCCTAAATTGAAGGACAATCAGCAGTTTTACGAAAGTAAAATAGGTTTTTCAGTATTGGCTTCGGCGGTTTTAATGAATTTGTTGAAAAAGCAGCGTGATGCTGTTGGATTAAGTGTGTTTTCGGATAGTTATGAGTATTATGCGCCGGAAAAAGGAAGCGATCGCCATCATAGAATGATTTTGAACAAGCTTGAGGAGCTTTTGGATAACTCAAAAGAGAAAAAGCAGACAGATACGATTACCTATTTGCATCAGATAGCCGAGAAAATCCATCGTCGTTCGATGATAATTTTGTTTACCGACATGTTTCAGTCCGAAAACGAAGAAGATCTTTTTAATGCTTTGCAACATTTGAAACACGATAAGCACAAAGTGGTTTTATTTCATGTTGTAGACAACGAAACGGAGCTTAAATTTGATTTTGACAATGCGCCTAGGAAGTTTATTGATGTAGAAACGGAAGATGAGGTAGTCATTTTTGCCGATAATGTGAAGTCAGCATACGAAAAACAGGTGGGTGATTACTTCAAAAAGTTGGCTTTGACCTGTGCTCAAAACAAAATAAAGTACATTCCTGTGGGAGTTGGCGAAAGTTTTGAAAAAATTTTAACGACCTACCTGATTGAAAAACAAAAGTTTGGGTAG
- the trxA gene encoding thioredoxin: MALAITDATFEEVVLKSTQPVMVDFWAAWCGPCRMVGPIIDELSNEYEGKVVVGKVDVDANQEFAAKYGVRNIPTVLVFHNGEVVGKQVGVAPKQTYADSLDALL, from the coding sequence ATGGCATTAGCAATAACAGATGCTACTTTTGAAGAAGTAGTTTTGAAATCGACACAACCAGTAATGGTAGATTTTTGGGCAGCATGGTGTGGGCCTTGTAGAATGGTTGGACCAATCATTGACGAACTTAGCAACGAGTACGAAGGTAAAGTGGTTGTAGGTAAAGTTGATGTAGATGCAAACCAAGAATTTGCTGCAAAATACGGTGTTAGAAATATTCCAACAGTATTGGTTTTTCATAATGGAGAAGTAGTAGGGAAACAAGTAGGAGTGGCTCCAAAACAAACGTATGCAGATAGTTTAGACGCATTGTTGTAA